A region from the candidate division WOR-3 bacterium genome encodes:
- a CDS encoding L,D-transpeptidase — protein MKYQIYFSIISLAGIGSSFFSNLDPTPYNKINRVVSLPDTLYAHQKVFIPPYYGDFTELTLLYNGTGITATRLDGTNSFEVPALPEDTVVALVEIKSRFTLQIDTVTVVSERWLEFFLDPELQFSILWEGARPLVYSLVSSGKSQSPTSAAHTKIFDKKPSSEFYDGGLMRWWMSIQRTHNVKVITDSGEERFFPVLENGTHAPLAGTYHQVGSQASHGCIRNPLAKQYYDVLEIGDRVEMHYRNSGSTFRHERINGAYRFVNWEPVLTVDSSLLKYVEEARFRIIKEFELNH, from the coding sequence ATGAAATATCAGATTTATTTTTCAATAATATCTTTAGCCGGAATCGGTTCCTCTTTTTTTTCCAACCTCGACCCAACACCATACAATAAAATAAACCGGGTCGTCTCCCTGCCGGACACCCTTTATGCCCATCAAAAGGTCTTCATACCCCCTTATTACGGAGATTTTACCGAATTGACTTTGCTGTACAACGGAACCGGCATCACCGCAACGAGACTGGACGGAACAAATTCATTCGAGGTACCCGCTTTACCCGAAGACACTGTTGTAGCGCTTGTCGAGATAAAAAGCCGCTTCACACTTCAGATTGACACTGTGACTGTCGTATCGGAGAGATGGCTCGAGTTTTTTCTCGATCCCGAACTGCAGTTCTCAATACTTTGGGAAGGAGCAAGACCTCTTGTTTATTCACTCGTGTCGAGCGGAAAATCCCAGTCTCCGACCAGCGCCGCACACACGAAGATTTTCGATAAAAAGCCGAGTTCGGAGTTTTACGACGGGGGTCTGATGCGCTGGTGGATGTCCATTCAGAGAACTCACAACGTCAAAGTTATTACCGACAGCGGGGAAGAACGATTTTTCCCGGTCCTCGAGAACGGAACACACGCACCTTTGGCCGGGACTTATCATCAGGTCGGCAGTCAGGCGAGCCACGGATGCATAAGAAATCCTCTCGCGAAACAGTACTACGATGTCCTCGAAATAGGAGACCGGGTCGAAATGCATTACAGGAATTCAGGGTCAACTTTCAGACACGAAAGGATAAACGGAGCGTACAGATTCGTCAACTGGGAACCCGTATTGACAGTGGACTCCTCGCTTTTGAAATACGTCGAAGAAGCCCGATTTAGAATTATAAAGGAATTTGAATTAAATCATTGA
- a CDS encoding MBL fold metallo-hydrolase, with the protein MPDKNDFKVRIWGVRGSYPTPGSDFAYYGGNTSCVEVSIGGRLLIFDAGSGIIPLGKKLEKENDNKKRILIFLSHTHHDHILGLPFFKPLWLSGKRIDVIGPDLFDLKLADIISTWFSSPLAAFFIEDVAAKITVNSINQWDKIILPAGSEDIIVIRNKNEDYKPLRNDIVMTMHKNFSHPKGGSFSYKITQREKTFCYVTDTENYVGGDRKICNFIEGADLLFHDCQFTDDDYPLHQGFGHSSLGYVLAHAKKAKVKKLVLFHLNPEYDDEKIRAMEEKGKTILPETWAAREGAEYFL; encoded by the coding sequence TTGCCTGATAAAAATGATTTCAAGGTTAGAATATGGGGTGTCAGAGGGAGCTATCCCACTCCCGGAAGCGACTTTGCCTATTACGGGGGCAACACTTCGTGTGTGGAAGTCTCAATCGGCGGCAGATTGCTGATTTTTGATGCGGGAAGCGGAATCATACCTCTCGGAAAAAAGCTGGAAAAAGAGAATGATAATAAAAAAAGGATATTGATTTTTTTGAGCCACACTCATCACGATCACATATTGGGGCTCCCTTTTTTCAAGCCGTTGTGGCTTTCGGGGAAAAGGATTGACGTTATTGGTCCGGATCTTTTTGACCTCAAGCTGGCGGACATTATTTCCACCTGGTTCTCATCGCCTCTCGCGGCATTTTTTATCGAAGACGTCGCGGCGAAAATAACAGTTAATTCGATAAATCAATGGGACAAAATAATTCTGCCTGCAGGATCGGAAGATATTATTGTGATAAGAAACAAAAACGAAGACTACAAACCTCTCCGGAATGACATTGTCATGACAATGCATAAAAATTTTTCTCATCCGAAGGGCGGTTCTTTCTCATACAAAATAACTCAAAGAGAAAAGACATTCTGTTACGTCACCGACACGGAGAATTATGTTGGAGGAGACAGAAAAATATGCAATTTCATAGAAGGCGCGGATCTTCTGTTCCACGATTGTCAGTTCACCGATGATGATTATCCCTTGCATCAGGGATTCGGGCACTCTTCATTGGGATATGTTCTCGCTCACGCGAAAAAAGCCAAAGTCAAAAAACTTGTCCTTTTTCATCTGAATCCGGAATACGACGATGAAAAAATCAGAGCCATGGAAGAGAAAGGGAAAACCATTCTCCCTGAAACCTGGGCCGCCAGAGAAGGTGCGGAATATTTTCTCTAG
- a CDS encoding penicillin-binding protein activator LpoB encodes MKKIIFLAMFSALIIACSSRRVTRIDTDLVTDVSGRWNDTDSRLVAQKMISECLGSSWLTRFHDRYADKPTIIVGNVQNRSYEHIDATTFMKDIEREFVNNGEIRIVASVSERNDLRDERWSQQGFASPETRTALRNEYGAQYMMMGTITSIIDEASDVRVVYYQIDLELLDIETTEKVWMATEKIKKVIE; translated from the coding sequence ATGAAAAAAATAATTTTTCTGGCGATGTTCTCCGCGCTCATCATCGCCTGTTCTTCGAGAAGAGTTACGAGAATTGACACCGACCTAGTAACGGACGTCAGCGGCAGATGGAACGACACCGATTCCCGACTCGTCGCTCAGAAAATGATATCGGAGTGCCTGGGAAGCTCGTGGCTGACAAGATTTCACGACCGCTACGCAGACAAGCCGACAATAATTGTCGGCAACGTCCAAAACAGGAGTTACGAGCACATCGACGCTACGACTTTCATGAAAGATATAGAAAGGGAATTTGTCAACAACGGCGAGATAAGAATTGTCGCTTCCGTTTCGGAAAGAAACGACCTGAGGGACGAAAGATGGTCTCAGCAGGGATTCGCATCTCCCGAAACGAGAACCGCTCTCAGAAACGAATACGGAGCCCAATACATGATGATGGGGACCATTACTTCCATTATTGATGAAGCTTCAGACGTCAGGGTTGTTTACTACCAGATAGACCTCGAATTGCTCGACATAGAAACCACAGAGAAAGTCTGGATGGCGACGGAAAAGATAAAAAAAGTCATCGAATAA